One Rosa chinensis cultivar Old Blush chromosome 5, RchiOBHm-V2, whole genome shotgun sequence genomic region harbors:
- the LOC112168102 gene encoding cysteine proteinase inhibitor 1 yields the protein MHPFFCLLAVLLPLAVAALVGLAGGWKPIKDINGPHVKEIAEFVVSEYNKKSGKKLEFQSVMKGETQVVAGENYRLVIAVKGNLAAAKYEGVVYEKIWEHTRELLSFDQVKK from the coding sequence ATGCATCCATTCTTCTGCCTCCTCGCCGTTCTCCTCCCTCTGGCGGTCGCCGCACTCGTCGGACTGGCCGGCGGATGGAAGCCGATTAAGGACATCAATGGCCCCCACGTGAAGGAGATCGCGGAGTTCGTGGTGTCGGAGTACAACAAGAAATCCGGGAAGAAGCTGGAGTTTCAGAGCGTGATGAAGGGCGAGACTCAGGTCGTCGCCGGCGAGAACTACCGGCTCGTCATCGCCGTCAAGGGTAACTTGGCGGCGGCCAAGTACGAGGGTGTTGTGTATGAGAAGATTTGGGAGCATACTAGGGAATTGCTCTCCTTCGATCAAGTCAAGAAGTAA